One Echeneis naucrates chromosome 4, fEcheNa1.1, whole genome shotgun sequence genomic window, GTGACTGGTAGTCTGGGCAGATGTAACTGTTTTTATAGATCCATTGAGCCTAGTTACTACACATGATGTGACTTTACTCTGTTCTGTGGGTTACATTTATTCAACTGAAAATGTCTCATTCAAGAAGGTTGTcaattctgtctctctcacacctGAAGccaactttttacatttttatttcccgATAGAACTTTGCAAATCTGTGCAGCCAGGTGCAATGCCAAAATGGAGGCTCTTGCTCTCAGACAACAACCTCTTGGACATGCCACTGTGATGAGGGATGGACAGGACTGTACTGTGATGTCCCTGGCTTGTCCTGCCAGGATTATGCTGCCACAAAAGGTGAAGCCTGAATAGAATAGCTTATTCCAGACTGAGAAGGGGCAGGAAAAGAACTATACCTAGGGTGACAGTAAAGTCTtgcaagacaaaaacaaagtcaactCAGCTAGCTAACCAAATATGCCATTTAAATGTTGTTCATTGAGCGGTGACCTGATGGTTCTCATACCATTTAGACTTTGTCCTAACCACAGTGGCTCAGTTTCCAAGGCTTGTGCTGGTTGCCATCCTCTCACACTTTCTCCGTGACTTTCATGTTACTCATTCATTGTGTCTATCAcaataaagacaacaaaatggccaaaaagttaaaaaaaaaaaaaaaaaaacgatgaaATGTTGTTCATTGCTGCCTGAAAGAAATTTGGTTGGTTTCAActtttcatgagaaaaaataGGCAGAAATTGTATCAGTAAGTTCACTTGTCTTCTTTCCTAAATTATTGCAGGTGTGGATGTGGACTATTTGTGTAAGAATGCTGGGAGGTGTCTAAATGTGGGGAATTCCCATAAATGTCAGTGCCAGCCAGGATACATGGGCAGCTACTGTGAAGAGATGGTTGATGAGTGTCAGTCAAACCCTTGTCGCAATGGAGCTACATGCAAGGACTATCAGGGCACATATGAGTGTACAGTAAGTAAATTCTTAACTTCTTTTGTAATAATACAGATTTTATTATAAGCAAACTAAAAAAAGGACACTTTGAGCTAACCTTTGTTCTTTTCCTTATTGCTTCAGTGTAAACCAGGCTACCAGGGGGTGAACTGTGAGTATGATGTTGATGAATGCCACTCCAAGCCCTGCCTCCATGGAGGAACCTGTATCAACCTCATAAACCGCTTCACCTGTATCTGCCCAACTGGAACCCATGGTAAGACTCTAAATaacatatttaaatgaaaacaaccaTTTTGACTTTGCCAGTGGAAACTAAATATTGTATTCCTGGAGTGATTTATGTTAGAGTTAGTTTGCTATTGTACTTCCTAGAGCTAcatgttttctgctctctgttttgtAGGGCTTCAGTGTGAAATAAACGTGGATGACTGTGCACCCAAACCTGGCTCCTGGGAGCCACGCTGTCGCAATGGAGGACAGTGTGTGGACGGTGTGGGCCGTTTCACTTGCTCCTGTCCTCCAGGATTTGTTGGAGAATACTGTGAGGGAGATCTCAATGAATGCCTGTCTGGGCCGTGCCACGCTCCTGGCAGCCTTGACTGTGTACAACTGGACAACAGCTACTGGTGTCGCTGTCGCCTCGGATACACGGGTTTGTAAAATTGAACTGGTTGCAGGGACAACACATCAACATCTAGTATTTTTCTGTGTCATAAATTCCGCAATagtgtttttatgtaaatgtttcaATACTGTAAATGTCTGTGGTaatgaattatttcactttCTAGTAGTTACTActagttgtttttcttcctgtgtaACATTCTCTTTTGCTTGTGTCGTTTATGCAGGTCGCAATTGTGAGTCCATGATGGATCTGTGTCTCTCTAAGCCATGTCACAACGGTGGCAGCTGCTCCATGAACACGAGCTCACTACATGGCTACATCTGCTCCTGTGCTCCTGTAAGTTCCTTTCATATTGGCCTTTTTTAGCATTATAGGATAACATGTTTCATTCACTTCTCCACTTTTATGCTTTACAGCAGACTTTTTACAAACAGGCTTTATTAGCATTTAGTTTTCATGAACTCTACACAAAGTACTACACAAAGATCACCCTGTTTACCAGATGCAactgagagtgagtgagaaaaacAATACCAGTGACAATCCTACACTTTGATGATAAAATAGTTCATTTTATCTGAGCTTCCATTTGCAAGTGATATTTCCCTGTGTCTAATGACTATTCAATATTCCTCCAACTTGATAATGAAGCAGAAAATGTTACGTGTGTCATTTTGATTTTGGAGTTTCAAAAAGCTCATTGATAATCATTTACGATTATAAAAGAAGGCAGGTGGCCAACATTGTtacctctgtgttttctttttttggttctcctgctaaaacaaatcttttcactcagttttcttttcactaACCTCTTGCTCCCTGTCTTGCTCTAATGCTTGCTTCAGAGGGCCACACCATGGCTCAGGTATAGTAGAAAAGTAGCAGATTCGTAAACCTAGACGTGTATTAGTTACAGTAATATGTATTTATTGAGTCCCTTTACAGCTGTGTAGAATAACATCCAAACTGACCCCATTGTTGTCACACTTTAACAACCTTTCATGTTTTACAGGGCTTCACTGGGTACAATTGTGAAATAGAAGTTGGAGGCTACTGTGCAAAGCTACATTGTCAGAATGGTGGGCGCTGCCTGCAATCACAAAGTGGCCACCTTTACTGCCATTGCCAGCCAGGCTTCACTGGGCAACAATGTGAGAATGAACAGAGGTGCTCAAGAGCCTGCCAAAATGGAGGAACTTGTATCAAAGACCCACTCATGAACATGAACCAGTACACATGCGCCTGTACCATGCACTTTACGGGACGATACTGCGAAACCAAAGTAATCCCACGACACACTCCAACCTGCCCCTATCAACATTGCTCACGACAGGCAGGGGACAAAGTGTGTGATGATCAGTGTAACAACTATAAATGCCAGTGGGATGGAGGAGACTGCTCACTGAACTGGAATCAGCCTTGGATTAATTGTACTGCCAGTGTTCCTTGCTGGGATCTCTTTAAGAATGGACAGTGTGACAAGGAGTGTGACAACCCTGGATGCCTCTTTGACAGCTTTGAGTGCCAAGAGAGCCCACAGAGCACCTGCAAGTATGTGACCGTTCTcttaatcaattttttttcttgcaaaaatcaaaaacattttaaggcTTAATCAACACTTATTTCCTTTGTACTTTGCATTTACAGATATGACAAGTACTGTGCAGACCACTATCATAACGGCATCTGTGACCAGAGCTGCTACACAGAGGCTTGTGGCTGGGATGGCCTGGATTGTTCTGCTGACATTCCAGCCAAAGTGGCAGTTGGCACGCTGGTTATTGTGGTCCGGCTTCAACCTGAAGAACTGCTTGGAGATTTAACTGGTTTTTTGCGCTCCCTGGGAGCCCTGCTGCGCACCAACCTGCATGTGATGCGGGATGAAAACAATAGGTTGATGGTGTACCCCTACTGTGGTGAGGATGAGCAGGAGGGACAATGTGTACAAAGGAGCAGGAGCAAgagggagctggagaaggaggttATTGGGTAAGGACAGTTATTGATAAGATAGTCAGATAATCCATCCTCTATATATGTAAAACTCAGTATTTTGAGAATAATCCCAAATTAACTGCATGTCATAATGCTTCTGCACTGGCAAGGAATGGGGAGCGTAATGTTAGGAATTATAGCAAGTTTGCTGCAGATGTCCAGTCCACGATGAACCAGCAATCAAAGGTCAATGTCACTGTGACCCCAAAGAACTTGCAACACAAACTCTAAATTTTTTGATCCCAATTTAGACAAATTTATAAGAGAAAGTGTTGAAGTGATTTTAAGTCTGAATGGTTAAAGGTCAATTTCACTGTGATACTGCTGGTCATTATTAAAAACTGTAACTTAGGACCATGTCCTGTAACTTAGCTGGGAGAAGGCATGCAACCACGAGGCAATAGTTCTTGTTCGCTCATGTTCTATTACCACATTTGTCTGCAGGTCAAGGGTGCACCTACAAATCGACAACCGTGAATGCTCCCTGAGCACCGCAGAATGTTTCTCCAACACTAAAGAGGCAGCGTCCTACATTGCAGCAGCACACATTAAGGCAGAACTGCCTTACCCTCTAGTGTCTATTCGCAGTAAGTATGCCTGTCATTCAGCAGTTAATGGCACTTGACTACTGTGAAATTAAGTCAGGTGAAAATGAAACCTTTGTCCTTGTTTCCTTCAGGTGATCCACCACAaccagataaaataaattatctgATGTACCTGATCGGAGTGGCAGTGGTTATTGTTCTGTTAATCCTGGTGCTGGGGATGCTGGCCGCTAAACGGAAGCACAAACACGGTGTCCTGTGGCTTCCTGATGGCTTCTTGACCAATAAAAATGACAAGAGGAGAGAGCCCGTAGGACAAGATGACTTTGACATGAAGTGAGTTGATATACAGAAGAGCAGCTTGTTGAAAATTGATTTATGGTAACATTTTCTGAATACTATAGCAAAAAGTAGGATCAGTAGAAGAAGACTGGTTGTACTTGCCAGCTCCTAATGATAAACGAAAAAGAGAATATTTGGGACATGGCATAtcttttaataaattaaaatagaaaCGTTCATGTCACTTACAGTTTTGCGTATTTTTCTGTCCTATCAGAAATTTCAAGACCCCTGATGGAGCCATGATTGATGGaggtcagagtcagagatgGCTGGACGAAGAGGTCCCATCCAAGAAACCAAGAGTAAgtgaattgaaaaaagaaaattaatggACTAAACAAAGCTGATGCATTGGAgctgtgaaaattaaaaattatcaGTTAAAATCTTTGTTTGACGTGTCCTTTGATGCAagttctgctgttgttgttctttttttttttttttctagactGAGGACAAACCCTTACTGCCCATTGCTATGGATGGAGGCATTGACCGAAGGGAGTGGACCATACAACACCGCAAGGCTGCTGACATCACGCTCACTCCCCCACAGGCCGACCTAGATACTAACTGCCTGGATGTTAATGTCAAGGGACCTGGTGAGAATACTGCCAAGTTTTCACATCTGATTCCTTTTCAATCATTTCTGTAATGACAATATTATCTTATCTCCTCTCAGACGGCTTCACCCCACTGATGTTGGCATCGCTGCGCAATGGTGGAGGCCAAGACTGCAGCCTGcatggagaagaggaggaggagagtggaggagaTGAACCAGGCCCAAGTGTTATTTCAGACTTAATTGCTCAGGGAGCTTCACTGATGGCCCAGACGGACCGCACAGGAGAAACGGCACTCCACCTGGCTGCACGCTATGCCAGAGCTGACGCTGCTAAAAGACTGCTGGACGCGGGAGCTGATCCCAATGCCCACGACAACATGGGAAGAACGCCTCTGCATGCAGCAGTAGCAGCTGATGCCCAGGGTGTCTTCCAGGTGAGTAGTTCGTAGTAGTATTTTACTCGGGTAGAATCAAAATGCCATTATATACCTGCCTGCATTCTTTTACATGAACCACTCACATCAGATGAGATGATTGTCTGATCTTGTATTTGCCTTATAAACTTAAATTAAACTCTGAAATCTACTTTGCGTCATTATTTATAAtctgctctgtgtctctgtgttctCCTAGATTTTGATCCGTAATCGTGCAACAGAACTGGACGCACGGATGAATGATGGCACTACTCCCCTGATCCTGGCAGCCAGGCTAGCTGTGGAGGGcatggtggaggagctgattCACTGCCATGCTGACATCAATGCTGTAGATGACCACGGTGAGGAAACAATATTTGATAGATCAACGTCTTtagtcaaatgtttttcttttattgtggaTGACTGGTCCACATTTCAGCCTGTAATGCATGAATCCAGTCATTTCTTACTCTTTAACATGGAAGTCCTGCCTTGTCTTTTCTCACTGCGTTATGGTTTCAGGCAAATCCGCTCTACACTGGGCAGCTGCAGTCAATAATGTGGAGGCCACTCTTGTGCTTTTGAAGAATGGAGCCAACCGTGACATGCAGGACAATAAGGTTTGTTCCTGcgttttcttttattctgtttcacaTGTCAATTACTAGTTTGTGTACTGATTATAAATACTCCTAGTAGGCTTCAAAAGCTCCTctgaaacaaaactgaagtaaaaCTGATTCAATGTTTTCTCATACATTAATATATTTGTACATGGTCATTTTCCTTCAGGAGGAGACACCACTCTTTCTGGCAGCCAGAGAAGGCAGCTTCGAGGCAGCTCAGGTTCTCCTTGACCACTACTCAAACCGTGACATCACTGATCACCTGGATCGGCTGCCCCGCGACACTGCTCAAGAACGTATGCATCACGACATTGTCCGCCTGCTGGACCAGTACAATTTGGTCCACAGTCCACACAACGGACCCAACCACATGGGTGGAGGAGGTAACTCTGTCATGTGTGGAGCCAATGGAGCCGGTTTCATTGGCATGCGCCCTGGACCACAGgggaagaagagcaggagaggcGGAGGTGGGGCAAAGGTGGGCAGCGTTGGTGGGGGAGCTAAGGAGCTAAAAGACATGAAGgcgaagagaagaaagaagccTGCTGGAGGTGAGGCTCCAGGGGTGGCTGCTGCAGTGGGTGGAGCTGGTGCCACAGGAGGGAGTGCAAATGGCGTCAAGGCAGCGGGACTCCCAGAGagctctgtcaccatgtcaccTGTTGACTCCCTGGAATCACCACACTCATACACAGGCGACGTGTCCAGCACCGTCTCCACAACAGCAAACTCCCCTCCCCTCCTAAGTAGCCCCACCTCCAGGCCAATGCTGCCTCCCGTCAGCCATATGCTGGGACAGCAGCAGGGCTGGGTGGGCATGACCAAGCGTGGCTACAGCAGCCACATGTTCGGCCTCGTACCACACCAGATGGGGGGATCTCATCCTGGCATGGGCCAACATCACGGCCAGGGTCCCATGCTGACCCCCATGAACGTCACCATGACTAGAGAGCAGCTGCCCCCCATTGTCACGTTCCAGATGATGACTCCTGGAGGAAGCCAGGCCATGCTGAAGCAGCCACAGCCAGGACAAGTACAGGTCACCCAGTCCCAGGGGCAGAGCCAGAGTCAGGGTCACCCCCAACAGGCAGCAGGCCACCTCCACTGCACCCAAGGCATGATATACCAGATGCCTGAGCAGATGAGCATGACGCACGGGCTCTCCCACACCCTGCAGCACCCGCACACTGTCGGGCATGGAGGGCACGGAGGAATCGACGGCCAGTCACGACCGCTGCCCTCCTACGCGCCCATGCAGAGTCCTGTGGATAAATACCCCACGCCCCCCTCCCAGCACAGTTACGCCACTGCCGGCTCAGAGGGCACCACTCCTGGCCACTCTGTCCACCCACCCAGCGAGCACCCGTATCTCACCCCCTCACCAGAATCCCCAGACCCTTGGTCATCCTCTTCACCACACTCCAACTCAGACTGGTCTGATGTAACCACCAGCCCCACCCCACTAGGGAACCCCCACCACGCACCTCCGTcatcacaccacacacacattccagaTCAGGtgcagccacagccacagtCGCAACAGATGCAGCAGCCCTCTCAACAATCTCAGCTTGGAAACATGCAGGTGTTTGCGTAGGGTGTCTGGAGGAAAGCATGAAAAGACTGACTTTGgggttttgtttagttaaaataacaacaaataataacTCATCCAATGCTTTTCTCACCTCTTTTGTTAATTCTCTAAATATGTTCTTCATTGTTATTATCAATCACTGACTATTATCTGCTAGGTATTAAAAGTCCTGTTACCAAGAGACAGCATTTCTTTACTGTAGTCCTTTTAATCCCAGCCGACCATCTCTCTTCTGGCTGAGTCAGAAACtttatgcaaaaacaaacattttgtcacGCTCATTGTTACTGTTGTGCCACCAAGTTGGTTTGTTGTATGATGAAATGTACATAGACGTATAGCACATTCTGCTTGTTGTTACTGAGTTTAATTTGGCAAAgatgttttgactttttaagatgtctgtttttgtttttttatatgaataCTGTTGGCACTTCTTAAATGATTCTGAATGTTACAGAGGTGCATGTTCTTAACTGTAAACTGCCTCTtcttaaaaaattattaatacCTAAATCATTTAACACTTTTGCCTTTTGCTTAACTACAATCAGTgtagtttttaatttgtcatgaTTCATAAACCAAGTCAGGAGGcaatttcatgttgttttgtttgtttctttgtcttccttCTTATAGTTGATGTTGAGCATAATGTTGTGCGACTGCTCTGTAAACAGACAATCATtcactgttttacttttttaaacttcttaaaaaaggaacatcatTTGTctctgatatgttttttttccttttttctttactctgccaaaaaaaatctacatctAGTCCAAATTTC contains:
- the notch2 gene encoding neurogenic locus notch homolog protein 2, which produces MEQIPGLSSGKSLVFAFCFLHLTLALQCVDDKAPCVNNATCLTFANGTEYCRCAPGFLGEYCQHKDPCQPGYCLNGGNCSVSMSAGVPVPGSATCTCPLGFTGQHCQTPQNSTCYPNNPCVNHGVCTLLSLDKFKCECPRGWTGPRCEYEDSCLSSPCANGGKCSCPAAGTFRCSCPPGYTGPRCLNDTNECLATPSICLNGGMCINTPGSYKCICDPGFTGRHCESSYIPCNPSPCLNGGTCHQNSETSYSCHCLPGFNGTNCENNIDDCPGHQCANGGTCMDGVNTYNCQCPPEWTGQHCTEDVDECRLQPNTCQNGGTCSNLIGSYVCVCVNGWSGPDCSENIDDCATAACSQGSTCIDRVASFICVCPHGKTGLLCHRDDACISSPCREGSLCDTNPISGMFNCNCPPGYVGSTCNIDRDECSIGTNPCEHGGQCVNTDGSFTCNCVKGYAGPRCEQDVNECASSPCQNDGTCLDRIGDYTCICMPGFEGTHCEIEVDECLSSPCLNQGKCHDQVSRFVCECPAGFSGEMCQRDIDECSSTPCLNGAKCIDRPNGYECECAEGFTGQLCEKNINDCVPEPCHHGVCKDGIATFSCDCYPGYTGSICNIQVQECHSNPCQNRGHCIDLVNAYQCNCPPGTTGVNCEINEDDCASNPCEYGECQDGINEYKCICAPGYTGNKCNVDIDECSSNPCMSSGICVDKLNGFHCVCPPNTHGPLCLSGTDHCAAQPCVNGECIEQQHEYRCECEPGWEGQHCDQEKNECQLSPCQNGGTCWDQHNGYTCMCQPGFNGVNCEKNMDECASRPCLNHGLCVDGVNRYTCQCSPPFTGKHCEVEQVPCASHPCERGGVCHPTADYTSYTCRCPTGWQGQRCSEDVNECKNNPCKNGGHCMNSPGSYTCNCASGYSGHNCQTDIDDCSPHPCLNGGTCVDGVGSFSCACHPGFEGVRCETQIDECASRPCKNGAICLDYVNSFVCKCRPGFNGLLCEHNIPECTESSCLNNGTCIDDINTFSCNCRPGFRGPFCEHEYNECNSEPCKNGGTCIDGLGTYRCNCPIGYSGQNCQNFANLCSQVQCQNGGSCSQTTTSWTCHCDEGWTGLYCDVPGLSCQDYAATKGVDVDYLCKNAGRCLNVGNSHKCQCQPGYMGSYCEEMVDECQSNPCRNGATCKDYQGTYECTCKPGYQGVNCEYDVDECHSKPCLHGGTCINLINRFTCICPTGTHGLQCEINVDDCAPKPGSWEPRCRNGGQCVDGVGRFTCSCPPGFVGEYCEGDLNECLSGPCHAPGSLDCVQLDNSYWCRCRLGYTGRNCESMMDLCLSKPCHNGGSCSMNTSSLHGYICSCAPGFTGYNCEIEVGGYCAKLHCQNGGRCLQSQSGHLYCHCQPGFTGQQCENEQRCSRACQNGGTCIKDPLMNMNQYTCACTMHFTGRYCETKVIPRHTPTCPYQHCSRQAGDKVCDDQCNNYKCQWDGGDCSLNWNQPWINCTASVPCWDLFKNGQCDKECDNPGCLFDSFECQESPQSTCKYDKYCADHYHNGICDQSCYTEACGWDGLDCSADIPAKVAVGTLVIVVRLQPEELLGDLTGFLRSLGALLRTNLHVMRDENNRLMVYPYCGEDEQEGQCVQRSRSKRELEKEVIGSRVHLQIDNRECSLSTAECFSNTKEAASYIAAAHIKAELPYPLVSIRSDPPQPDKINYLMYLIGVAVVIVLLILVLGMLAAKRKHKHGVLWLPDGFLTNKNDKRREPVGQDDFDMKNFKTPDGAMIDGGQSQRWLDEEVPSKKPRTEDKPLLPIAMDGGIDRREWTIQHRKAADITLTPPQADLDTNCLDVNVKGPDGFTPLMLASLRNGGGQDCSLHGEEEEESGGDEPGPSVISDLIAQGASLMAQTDRTGETALHLAARYARADAAKRLLDAGADPNAHDNMGRTPLHAAVAADAQGVFQILIRNRATELDARMNDGTTPLILAARLAVEGMVEELIHCHADINAVDDHGKSALHWAAAVNNVEATLVLLKNGANRDMQDNKEETPLFLAAREGSFEAAQVLLDHYSNRDITDHLDRLPRDTAQERMHHDIVRLLDQYNLVHSPHNGPNHMGGGGNSVMCGANGAGFIGMRPGPQGKKSRRGGGGAKVGSVGGGAKELKDMKAKRRKKPAGGEAPGVAAAVGGAGATGGSANGVKAAGLPESSVTMSPVDSLESPHSYTGDVSSTVSTTANSPPLLSSPTSRPMLPPVSHMLGQQQGWVGMTKRGYSSHMFGLVPHQMGGSHPGMGQHHGQGPMLTPMNVTMTREQLPPIVTFQMMTPGGSQAMLKQPQPGQVQVTQSQGQSQSQGHPQQAAGHLHCTQGMIYQMPEQMSMTHGLSHTLQHPHTVGHGGHGGIDGQSRPLPSYAPMQSPVDKYPTPPSQHSYATAGSEGTTPGHSVHPPSEHPYLTPSPESPDPWSSSSPHSNSDWSDVTTSPTPLGNPHHAPPSSHHTHIPDQVQPQPQSQQMQQPSQQSQLGNMQVFA